A part of Aminivibrio pyruvatiphilus genomic DNA contains:
- a CDS encoding ABC transporter ATP-binding protein, with amino-acid sequence MSEYLLEVRNLQTRFELFRGTVKAVDGVDFTLREGEILGIVGESGGGKSVTGFSLLGLIDPPGRVAAGEVIFRGENLLEKSEEEMRRIRGKEISMIFQDPMTSLNPLQTIGRQIDEMLALHTPLSQADRRKRSLELLREVGIPNPEDRLENYPHQFSGGMRQRVVIAIALAANPKLIIADEPTTALDVTVQAQILALMENLVKRFGSALILITHDLAVVSEMTHRVAVMYCGRVVEEGPTRELVHNPFHPYTKGLLESIPRLSGERSRRLPQIPGMVPNLFDLPPGCSFAPRCGYATELCRKEAPRMRTVAPGRMVSCHNPVQGGEEAEGHGR; translated from the coding sequence TCTTCCGGGGCACGGTGAAGGCCGTGGACGGAGTGGACTTCACCCTCAGGGAAGGGGAAATCCTGGGTATCGTGGGAGAATCGGGGGGCGGAAAGTCCGTCACCGGATTCTCCCTCCTCGGCCTCATCGACCCTCCGGGGAGGGTCGCCGCCGGAGAAGTGATCTTCCGGGGAGAAAACCTCCTGGAGAAGTCGGAGGAGGAGATGCGCCGCATCAGGGGGAAGGAGATCTCCATGATCTTCCAGGACCCCATGACGTCCCTGAACCCCCTGCAGACCATCGGGAGGCAGATAGACGAGATGCTGGCCCTCCATACCCCCCTCTCCCAGGCGGACCGCAGGAAGAGAAGCCTTGAGCTCCTCAGGGAAGTGGGCATCCCCAACCCGGAGGACCGGCTCGAGAACTACCCCCACCAGTTTTCCGGGGGCATGCGGCAGCGGGTGGTCATCGCCATCGCCCTTGCCGCAAACCCGAAGCTCATCATCGCCGACGAACCTACCACCGCCCTGGACGTGACGGTGCAGGCCCAGATCCTTGCTCTCATGGAAAATCTCGTGAAGCGGTTCGGCTCCGCGCTCATCCTCATCACCCACGACCTCGCCGTAGTCTCCGAGATGACCCACAGGGTGGCCGTCATGTACTGCGGCAGGGTGGTCGAGGAAGGGCCGACAAGGGAGCTTGTGCACAATCCCTTCCATCCCTACACGAAGGGATTGCTGGAGTCCATCCCCAGGCTGTCCGGAGAAAGAAGCCGGAGGCTCCCCCAGATACCCGGCATGGTGCCGAACCTCTTCGACCTTCCGCCGGGATGCTCCTTCGCCCCCCGGTGCGGGTATGCCACGGAACTCTGCAGGAAAGAGGCTCCCCGGATGCGCACCGTCGCCCCGGGGCGGATGGTGAGCTGCCACAACCCCGTACAGGGCGGAGAGGAGGCGGAAGGCCATGGGCGGTAG
- a CDS encoding ABC transporter substrate-binding protein — MRKFAALFAVLALCLVLAAPAAAEKSIVIGLASDALFMDPSQQDETITNTMGRYMYDGLLNNDALGVPRAALAESWTIGDDNLTWTFSLKKGVKFHDGSDFTAEDVAYTVEVCRTSLLKNFTASIDRVEVVDPHTVKIVTKAPTAVLLESLAALRILPKAYRTKLGETAFNQAPVGTGPYVFVEWVKEDHIAMKANEQYWGGAPKIGKVTFRPISNAATRTAALLTGEVDIIEDVPVRDVDKLKSTEGLSVVDRPSERLIYLHVDSHRPQGPGVIGLDRNPLADVRVRKALSLAINRDSIVKMIMNGNAYATNQMVLKGRRGYVEDMPEPKYDPEEAKKLLAEAGYPDGFKVYLDAPNGRYPNDGQVAQALAGQLTKAGIQIELRLHPKTTFFDFVRPGDKSSLVMTGWSEPIDVGEMASVLFYTRGKNPAKGGSNRGHYANPEFDALVDEADGTADPEKRRVILEKAARMIVEDGGIVPLYFQQDIYGKKNSVTFEPRADKSILAYDMDVK; from the coding sequence ATGAGGAAATTTGCAGCTCTCTTTGCAGTACTCGCGCTCTGCCTTGTCCTGGCCGCCCCGGCGGCCGCGGAGAAGAGCATCGTCATCGGCCTCGCGTCGGACGCGCTCTTCATGGACCCTTCCCAGCAGGATGAGACCATCACCAACACCATGGGGCGGTACATGTACGACGGCCTTCTCAACAACGACGCCCTCGGCGTTCCCCGGGCGGCCCTCGCCGAATCCTGGACCATCGGCGACGACAATCTCACCTGGACCTTCAGCCTGAAAAAGGGCGTCAAGTTCCATGACGGCAGCGACTTCACCGCCGAAGACGTAGCCTACACCGTCGAGGTGTGCCGCACATCCCTGCTGAAGAACTTTACCGCCTCCATCGACAGGGTGGAAGTTGTGGATCCCCACACGGTGAAGATCGTCACCAAGGCCCCCACGGCGGTTCTTCTCGAGTCCCTGGCCGCGCTGCGCATCCTGCCGAAGGCCTACAGGACAAAACTCGGCGAGACAGCCTTCAACCAGGCCCCCGTGGGCACCGGCCCCTATGTCTTCGTGGAATGGGTCAAGGAAGACCATATCGCCATGAAGGCCAACGAGCAGTACTGGGGCGGAGCGCCGAAGATCGGGAAGGTCACCTTCCGGCCCATCAGCAACGCCGCCACCCGCACGGCAGCCCTGCTGACCGGCGAAGTGGACATCATCGAGGACGTTCCCGTCCGTGACGTGGACAAGCTGAAGAGCACGGAAGGCCTTTCGGTGGTGGACCGGCCCAGCGAGCGGCTGATCTATCTCCACGTGGACTCCCACAGGCCCCAGGGCCCCGGTGTCATCGGGCTCGACAGGAACCCCCTCGCAGACGTCAGGGTCAGGAAAGCTCTGTCTCTGGCCATCAACAGGGACTCCATCGTGAAGATGATCATGAACGGCAATGCCTACGCCACGAACCAGATGGTCCTGAAGGGCCGCAGAGGATACGTGGAGGACATGCCGGAGCCGAAGTACGACCCCGAAGAGGCGAAGAAGCTCCTCGCAGAAGCCGGATATCCTGACGGTTTCAAGGTCTACCTCGACGCTCCCAACGGCCGCTATCCCAACGACGGGCAGGTTGCCCAGGCCCTGGCGGGCCAGCTCACCAAGGCGGGAATCCAGATCGAGCTCCGCCTTCACCCCAAGACCACCTTCTTCGATTTCGTACGCCCCGGCGACAAGTCCAGCCTTGTCATGACCGGGTGGTCCGAGCCCATCGACGTGGGCGAGATGGCCAGCGTACTCTTCTACACCAGGGGCAAGAATCCCGCCAAGGGCGGCTCCAACCGGGGCCATTACGCCAACCCGGAGTTTGACGCCCTCGTCGACGAGGCCGACGGTACGGCGGACCCCGAGAAGCGCAGGGTCATCCTCGAAAAGGCAGCCCGCATGATCGTGGAGGACGGCGGCATCGTTCCCCTGTACTTCCAGCAGGACATCTACGGCAAGAAGAACTCCGTGACCTTCGAACCCAGGGCGGATAAATCCATCCTTGCCTACGACATGGACGTGAAATAA
- a CDS encoding ABC transporter ATP-binding protein yields the protein MGGSRRDVLLEVTDLVQSFSQPRGILDRLAGRPVKTVHAVNGVSFDILRGEVFSLVGESGCGKSTTARTVVRLLEPKAGRIVFDGEDITAYSPSRMMPVRKKMQMIFQDPYASLNPRQKIKDIIKEPMLFHGTVSGKEEAENRMLRLLDIVGFRPEQADRYPHQFSGGQRQRIGIARALATNPSFIVADEPVSALDVSIQAQVLNLMMDLRDEFGLSYMFIAHDLSVVRHVTERLGIMYLGFIVEQGDRDSIFGHPLHPYTQALLAAAPTLDREKAAAPLQGDVPSPISLPPGCPFAGRCPRKMEVCDARRPSLLPVEGRMVACHLYGEE from the coding sequence ATGGGCGGTAGCAGGCGGGACGTTCTTCTCGAGGTCACGGACCTCGTTCAGAGTTTCAGCCAGCCCCGGGGCATCCTGGACCGGCTTGCGGGAAGGCCGGTAAAAACCGTCCATGCGGTGAACGGCGTCTCCTTCGACATTCTCCGGGGCGAGGTCTTCAGCCTGGTGGGCGAGTCGGGATGCGGAAAATCCACCACAGCCCGCACCGTGGTGCGCCTGCTGGAGCCCAAGGCGGGGCGGATCGTCTTCGACGGGGAGGACATCACGGCCTATTCTCCCTCCAGGATGATGCCTGTCCGGAAGAAGATGCAGATGATCTTCCAGGATCCCTACGCCTCCCTGAACCCGAGGCAGAAGATAAAGGACATCATCAAGGAGCCCATGCTCTTCCACGGGACGGTCTCGGGGAAGGAGGAGGCGGAGAACAGGATGCTGCGTCTCCTGGATATCGTGGGCTTCCGGCCCGAACAGGCCGACAGGTACCCCCACCAGTTCTCCGGGGGGCAGCGTCAGCGCATAGGCATCGCCAGGGCCCTGGCCACGAACCCCTCCTTCATCGTCGCCGACGAACCCGTCTCGGCCCTCGACGTGTCCATCCAGGCCCAGGTGCTGAACCTGATGATGGACCTGAGGGACGAGTTCGGCCTCTCCTACATGTTCATCGCCCATGATCTTTCCGTGGTGCGCCATGTCACCGAGAGGCTGGGGATCATGTACCTGGGCTTCATCGTGGAGCAGGGAGACCGGGACAGCATTTTCGGCCATCCCCTCCACCCCTACACCCAGGCGCTCCTTGCCGCCGCCCCGACGCTTGACAGGGAGAAGGCGGCCGCTCCCCTGCAGGGGGACGTCCCGAGCCCCATCAGCCTTCCGCCCGGCTGCCCCTTCGCCGGCCGCTGCCCCCGGAAGATGGAGGTCTGCGATGCCCGGAGGCCGTCCCTTCTGCCCGTGGAGGGCAGGATGGTGGCGTGTCATCTGTACGGAGAAGAATAG